From Vidua macroura isolate BioBank_ID:100142 chromosome 30, ASM2450914v1, whole genome shotgun sequence, one genomic window encodes:
- the LOC128820709 gene encoding olfactory receptor 14J1-like, translating into MSNSSSISHFLLLALAETRQLQLLHFCLLLGISLAALLGNGLIISAVACGHHLHTPMFFFLLNLALSDLGSICTTVPKAMHNSLWDTSTISYTACAAQLFFFAFFISAEFSLLTIMCYDRYVSICKPLHYRTLLGSRACAHMAAAAWASAFLNALMHTANTFSLPLCHGNALGQFFCEVPQMLKISCSKSHLRELGLIAVSASLVFGCFVFIVFSYGQIFRAVLRIPSEQGRHKAFSTCLPHLAVVSLFVSTAVFAHLKPPLMSSPSLDLALSVLYSVVPPALNPLIYSLRNQELKDAVWRLMTGCCQEH; encoded by the coding sequence atgtccaacagcagctccatcagccacttcctcctgctggcactggcagagacgcggcagctgcagctcctgcacttctgcctcttgctgggcatctccctggctgccctcctgggcaacggcctcatcatcagcgccgtagcctgcggccaccacctgcacacgcccatgttcttcttcctgctcaacctggccctcagcgacctgggctccatctgcaccactgtccccaaagccatgcacaattccctctgggacaccagcaccatctcctacacagcatgtgctgctcagctctttttttttgcctttttcatcTCAGCAGAGTTTTCCCTCTtgaccatcatgtgctacgaccgctacgtgtccatctgcaaacccctgcactacaggaccctcctgggcagcagagcttgtgcccacatggcagcagctgcctgggccagtgcctttctcaatGCTCTCATGCACacagccaatacattttccctgcccctgtgccatggcaatgccctgggccagttcttctgtgagGTGCCACAGATGCTCAAGatctcctgctccaaatcccacCTCAGGGAACTTGGGCTCATTGCTGTTAGTGCCAGTTTGgtatttggttgttttgtgttcattgttttctcctatggGCAGATCTTCAGGgccgtgctgaggatcccctctgagcagggacggcacaaagccttttccacctgcctccctcacctggccgtGGTCTCTCTGTTTGTCAGCACTGCAGTGTTTGCTCACCTGAAGCCCCCCTTGatgtcctccccatccctggatctggccctgtcagttctgtactcggtggtgcctccagccctgaaccccctcatctacagcctgaggaaccaggagctcaaggaTGCAGTGTGGAGACTGATGACTGGATGCTGTCAGGAACATTAA
- the LOC128820701 gene encoding olfactory receptor 14J1-like: MSNSSSISHFLLLALAETRQLQLLHFCLLLGISLAALLGNGLIISAVACGHHLHTPMFFFLLNLALSDLGSICTTVPKAMHNSLWDTSTISYTGCAAQLFFFVFFISAEFYLLTIMCYDRYVSICKPLHYGTLLGSRACAHMAAAAWASAFLNALMHTANTFSLPLCHGNALGQFFCEIPQILKLSCSKSYLRELGLLAASACLAFGCFVFIVFSYVQIFRAVLRIPSEQGRYKAFSTCLPHLVVVSLFISTAIFAYLEPSSMSSPSLDLSVSVLYSVVPPALNPLIYSLRNQELRAAVWRLMTGCFQEH, translated from the coding sequence atgtccaacagcagctccatcagccacttcctcctgctggcactggcagagacgcggcagctgcagctcctgcacttctgcctcttgctgggcatctccctggctgccctcctgggcaacggcctcatcatcagcgccgtagcctgcggccaccacctgcacacgcccatgttcttcttcctgctcaacctggccctcagcgacctgggctccatctgcaccactgtccccaaagccatgcacaattccctctgggacaccagcaccatctcctacacaggatgtgctgcacagctcttttttttcgTCTTCTTCATCTCAGCAGAGTTTTATCtcctgaccatcatgtgctacgaccgctacgtgtccatctgcaaacccctgcactacgggaccctcctgggcagcagagcttgtgcccacatggcagcagctgcctgggccagtgcctttctcaatGCTCTCATGCACAcggccaatacattttccctgcccctgtgccatggcaatgccctgggccagttcttctgtgaaatcccacagatcctcaagctctcctgctccaaatcctatCTCAGGGAACTTGGGCTTCTTGCTGCTAGTGCCTGTTTGGcatttggttgttttgtgttcattgttttctcctatgtgcagatcttcagggctgtgctgaggatcccctctgagcagggacggtacaaagccttttccacctgcctccctcacctggtCGTGGTCTCCCTATTTATCAGCACTGCCATATTTGCCTACCTGGAACCCTCCTCCatgtcctccccatccctggatctgtcagtgtcagttctgtactcggtggtgcctcctgccctgaaccccctcatctacagcctgaggaaccaggagctcagggctgcagtgtggagactGATGACTGGATGCTTTCAGGAACATTAA